The following proteins are co-located in the Chryseobacterium daecheongense genome:
- the lpxA gene encoding acyl-ACP--UDP-N-acetylglucosamine O-acyltransferase yields the protein MVHQLAAVDKRAKISKNVIVEPFTTIAGDVEIGEGSWIGPNVTIMDGARIGKNCRIFPGTVISAIPQDLKFDGEDTQVIIGDETTIRECVTVNRGTKALGYTKIGKNCLIMATSHIAHDCVIGDHVIIVNGCGIAGHVEIGDYTVMGGLSAVHQFGKIGKHVMISGGTLVRKDIPPYVKVAREPMSYAGINSVGLRRRGFTNEKIFEIQKIYRAIFQMKMNVSQAISHIEKEMLPTAERDEILQFIQNSPRGIVKGYGTGKE from the coding sequence ATGGTTCATCAATTAGCTGCCGTAGATAAACGTGCAAAAATCAGCAAGAACGTAATCGTAGAACCTTTTACTACTATTGCAGGGGACGTGGAAATTGGAGAAGGAAGCTGGATAGGTCCCAATGTTACCATTATGGATGGAGCTAGAATAGGGAAGAATTGCAGGATTTTTCCGGGAACTGTAATTTCTGCGATTCCGCAGGATTTAAAGTTTGATGGTGAAGATACTCAGGTAATTATCGGTGACGAGACTACAATCAGAGAGTGTGTTACCGTAAACAGGGGTACTAAAGCTCTAGGCTATACCAAAATAGGTAAAAACTGTCTGATTATGGCTACTTCTCATATTGCACACGATTGTGTAATTGGAGATCATGTTATCATAGTAAACGGTTGCGGTATTGCCGGTCACGTAGAAATAGGTGACTATACGGTAATGGGAGGACTAAGTGCTGTTCATCAGTTTGGGAAAATAGGAAAACATGTAATGATCTCTGGGGGTACATTGGTAAGAAAAGATATTCCTCCTTACGTAAAAGTTGCGAGAGAACCGATGTCTTATGCAGGGATCAATTCAGTAGGTTTAAGAAGAAGAGGATTCACAAATGAGAAAATTTTTGAGATCCAAAAGATCTACAGAGCTATTTTCCAGATGAAGATGAATGTGTCTCAGGCAATTAGTCATATTGAAAAAGAAATGCTACCAACGGCTGAAAGAGATGAAATCCTTCAGTTTATACAAAACTCTCCAAGAGGTATCGTAAAAGGTTATGGTACTGGAAAAGAGTAA
- the lpxD gene encoding UDP-3-O-(3-hydroxymyristoyl)glucosamine N-acyltransferase: MEFTASQIASFIDGKIIGDENALINGVSPIENGESGHLSFIAQDRFSHYLDTSKCSVIIASEKLLVKDSYTPTIIAVKDAYLSFQVLMNLYQEMQGKKEGIEDGASIHDTAVIADKVYIGAFTYVSEKAKIGEGTQIYPQVYIGKGVKIGKNCKIDSGARIYDYCVIGDNCVIHSNTVVGGDGFGFQPTAEGFKKIPQLGNVIIEDDVEIGSNCSIDRATIGSTIIGKGTKIDNLIQIAHNVKIGQNNVIAAQAGIAGSTTIGDWNQIGGQVGVVGHIKIGNQVKIQAQSGVNSSVGDKETLYGSPAISYNDYLRNYVHFRNFTEIVGRINNLENTSKDNTNE; encoded by the coding sequence ATGGAATTTACAGCTTCGCAAATTGCAAGTTTTATTGACGGGAAAATAATAGGTGACGAAAATGCACTTATTAATGGCGTTTCACCAATTGAAAATGGAGAATCGGGACATCTTTCTTTTATAGCTCAGGACCGGTTTTCTCATTATTTGGATACTTCCAAGTGTTCAGTAATTATTGCTTCAGAAAAACTTCTTGTAAAAGATAGTTATACTCCTACTATTATTGCCGTAAAAGATGCATATCTGTCCTTTCAGGTTCTTATGAATCTGTATCAGGAAATGCAGGGAAAAAAAGAAGGAATCGAAGACGGAGCATCTATTCACGATACCGCTGTAATAGCAGATAAAGTATATATTGGAGCATTTACCTATGTTTCAGAAAAAGCTAAAATCGGAGAGGGGACACAAATCTATCCACAAGTATACATCGGAAAAGGTGTTAAAATTGGAAAGAACTGCAAAATAGATAGCGGAGCAAGGATCTATGATTATTGTGTTATTGGGGATAATTGTGTTATCCATTCCAATACGGTAGTCGGGGGAGATGGATTTGGTTTTCAGCCAACAGCTGAAGGATTTAAAAAAATTCCACAACTTGGAAACGTTATTATTGAAGATGATGTGGAAATTGGGTCAAACTGTAGTATAGACAGGGCTACCATTGGATCTACCATTATTGGAAAAGGAACAAAAATAGATAACCTGATTCAGATTGCGCATAACGTTAAGATTGGTCAGAATAATGTAATTGCAGCCCAGGCCGGAATTGCAGGCTCTACAACGATCGGAGACTGGAACCAGATTGGAGGACAGGTAGGTGTAGTTGGTCATATTAAGATCGGCAATCAGGTGAAAATTCAGGCTCAGAGTGGAGTGAACTCCAGTGTAGGTGATAAAGAAACTTTATACGGTTCACCTGCAATCAGTTATAATGACTATTTGAGAAATTATGTTCATTTCAGGAATTTTACTGAAATCGTAGGAAGAATAAATAATCTTGAGAATACCTCAAAAGATAATACTAATGAGTGA
- the efp gene encoding elongation factor P: protein MATSNDIRKGLCIEYSNDIFKVIEFLHVKPGKGPAFVRTKLKSVTNGKVIDNTFSAGHKIDEVKVITRKFQYLYDDENGFHFMNNDDFSQLYINKEMIENAQFMKAGEEVTIILKEADETPLSAELPQSVFLDVIEADPGVKGNTATNALKNAIVETGARVMVPLFIEPGDKIKVNTEDGTYLERVK from the coding sequence ATGGCAACAAGTAACGATATCAGAAAGGGACTTTGCATTGAATATAGCAATGATATTTTCAAGGTAATTGAATTTCTTCACGTAAAACCAGGAAAAGGACCTGCTTTTGTTAGAACCAAATTAAAATCTGTAACTAATGGAAAAGTAATTGATAATACTTTTTCAGCGGGACATAAAATAGATGAAGTAAAAGTAATTACCAGAAAATTCCAGTATCTTTATGATGATGAGAATGGATTCCACTTCATGAACAATGACGACTTTTCCCAGTTGTATATCAATAAGGAAATGATTGAAAACGCTCAGTTTATGAAGGCTGGTGAAGAAGTTACAATCATCCTGAAAGAAGCTGATGAAACTCCTCTTTCCGCTGAACTTCCACAATCTGTATTTTTAGATGTAATTGAAGCAGATCCGGGAGTAAAAGGGAATACTGCTACGAATGCTCTTAAGAATGCAATCGTTGAAACAGGAGCAAGAGTAATGGTTCCACTGTTTATTGAGCCGGGAGACAAAATCAAAGTAAATACTGAAGACGGTACTTATTTAGAAAGAGTAAAATAA
- a CDS encoding bifunctional UDP-3-O-[3-hydroxymyristoyl] N-acetylglucosamine deacetylase/3-hydroxyacyl-ACP dehydratase, whose translation MSDMQKTLQQEVTLSGIGLHTGKEVKLTIKPAKENTGFVFVRTDLEGHPQVEADVNYVVATERGTTLEKLGVKINTCEHLLAALVGCDVDNAILEMDASEPPIMDGSSKFFVEAIESVGVVEQAIAREYLVVKEVLSYTDPATGSEITIIPSDNYEITTMVDFGTKVLGTQNATLKNISEFKEEISSARTFSFLHELEMLLDHGLIKGGDISNAIVYVDKDLTPDTTEKLKKAFGKDNVSIRPNGILDNLTLNYPNEAARHKLLDVIGDLALAGVKIKGKVIANKPGHFVNTQFAKKLNRQWKLQKKKNVPDFDLTKEPVFDINGIMKLMPHRPPFLLIDKVLELSDSHVVGLKNVTMNEPFFVGHFPKEPVMPGVLQVEALAQTGGILVLASVPDPENYSTYFIKMDKVKFKRKVVPGDTMIFKIELIEPIRRGIVHMQGYGYVGDTVAVEAELMAQVAKNKVD comes from the coding sequence ATGAGTGATATGCAAAAAACACTTCAGCAAGAGGTAACTCTTTCTGGAATTGGCCTTCATACTGGTAAAGAAGTAAAACTTACCATTAAACCTGCTAAAGAAAATACAGGTTTTGTTTTTGTAAGAACCGATTTAGAGGGGCACCCTCAGGTTGAAGCAGATGTTAACTATGTTGTAGCAACAGAAAGAGGGACAACCTTAGAAAAGCTAGGCGTTAAAATTAACACATGCGAGCATCTTCTTGCAGCTTTAGTAGGCTGCGATGTCGATAACGCTATATTGGAGATGGATGCTTCAGAACCTCCTATTATGGATGGATCTTCAAAGTTTTTTGTTGAAGCTATCGAAAGTGTAGGGGTAGTTGAGCAGGCCATTGCCCGAGAATACCTTGTGGTAAAAGAAGTTCTTAGCTATACAGATCCTGCAACAGGTTCTGAGATTACCATTATTCCATCAGATAACTACGAAATTACAACGATGGTAGATTTTGGAACTAAAGTATTAGGTACCCAAAATGCCACACTTAAAAATATCTCTGAGTTTAAAGAGGAAATTTCATCAGCAAGAACATTCAGCTTCTTACATGAGCTGGAAATGCTTTTAGATCATGGTCTTATTAAAGGAGGTGATATTTCTAATGCAATTGTTTACGTTGATAAGGATTTAACTCCGGATACCACAGAAAAACTTAAAAAAGCATTTGGTAAAGACAATGTTTCTATCAGACCAAATGGTATTCTTGATAACCTTACTTTAAATTATCCTAATGAGGCAGCAAGACATAAGTTACTTGATGTAATTGGTGATCTAGCTTTAGCTGGTGTTAAAATAAAAGGTAAAGTTATCGCAAATAAACCAGGACATTTCGTGAATACTCAATTTGCAAAAAAACTGAATCGTCAGTGGAAACTGCAAAAAAAGAAAAATGTGCCTGATTTTGATCTTACAAAAGAACCGGTTTTTGATATTAACGGAATCATGAAACTGATGCCTCACAGACCTCCGTTCTTATTGATCGATAAGGTTCTGGAGCTTTCGGATTCTCACGTAGTAGGTTTGAAAAACGTTACAATGAATGAACCATTCTTTGTTGGGCATTTTCCAAAGGAACCTGTAATGCCGGGGGTTTTGCAAGTAGAAGCTTTAGCTCAAACCGGAGGAATTTTGGTTCTTGCAAGTGTTCCGGATCCTGAAAACTATTCTACTTATTTCATTAAAATGGATAAAGTAAAATTCAAAAGAAAAGTAGTTCCGGGAGATACGATGATTTTCAAAATTGAATTGATAGAGCCGATCAGAAGAGGTATCGTTCATATGCAGGGATACGGATATGTAGGAGATACAGTGGCTGTAGAAGCCGAATTAATGGCTCAAGTTGCAAAAAATAAAGTTGACTAA
- a CDS encoding HD domain-containing protein produces MQNKLKIINDPVHGFIRIPHEILFDVIEHPYFQRLRRISQTGLLNLIFPGATHTRFHHAIGAMHLMFTALETLKQKGVKISDEEEKGAMLAILMHDIGHGPFSHALESMLMDDWHHENLSLLLMNRLNEKFEGQLTVAIEMFQGKYHRKFFNQLISSQLDVDRLDYLKRDSFFTGVSEGNINTQRIISMMNVCEEGELVIDAKGIYSIENFLTARMFMYWQVYYHKTSALAEFILVKILERAKYLVSQGIDLPATENLKYFLYRGKSAATNEDIERFTQLDDNDVIQAMKLWQNSDDFILSYWCKSVIKRDLPKTIISSHPFDKEFVEEKIKNTNEFFGIDNGEELVHEIKRKLLPYNTKMQPIYLLQKNGEKIRLDESEDQLLSGLIVNKTTRYILTFPRDFSKINS; encoded by the coding sequence ATGCAGAATAAGCTAAAAATTATCAACGATCCTGTTCATGGATTTATTAGAATCCCACATGAAATCTTATTTGATGTTATTGAGCATCCTTATTTTCAGAGGTTGAGGAGAATTTCACAGACAGGACTTCTTAATCTTATTTTTCCGGGAGCAACCCACACCAGATTTCATCATGCTATTGGAGCGATGCATCTTATGTTTACTGCTCTTGAAACTCTAAAGCAAAAGGGCGTAAAAATATCTGATGAAGAAGAAAAAGGAGCTATGTTAGCTATTTTGATGCATGATATAGGACATGGGCCATTTTCTCACGCATTGGAAAGCATGCTGATGGATGACTGGCATCATGAAAACCTTTCATTATTATTAATGAACAGGCTTAATGAAAAGTTTGAAGGTCAGCTTACGGTAGCAATTGAAATGTTTCAGGGTAAATATCACAGGAAGTTTTTTAATCAGCTGATTTCATCTCAGTTGGATGTTGACCGTCTGGATTATTTAAAAAGAGATAGCTTTTTCACGGGAGTATCTGAAGGAAACATCAATACACAAAGGATCATTTCTATGATGAATGTTTGTGAAGAGGGAGAATTGGTGATTGATGCAAAAGGAATTTATTCTATTGAAAACTTTTTGACTGCCAGAATGTTTATGTATTGGCAGGTTTATTATCACAAAACATCAGCATTAGCAGAATTTATTTTGGTGAAAATTCTGGAAAGGGCCAAATATCTGGTTTCCCAGGGAATCGATTTGCCTGCCACTGAAAATCTGAAATACTTTTTATATAGAGGAAAAAGTGCCGCAACCAATGAAGATATTGAAAGGTTTACCCAGCTTGATGATAATGACGTAATCCAGGCGATGAAGCTATGGCAGAATTCCGATGACTTTATATTGTCTTACTGGTGCAAAAGTGTGATTAAAAGAGATCTTCCTAAAACCATTATTTCATCACATCCATTTGATAAAGAATTTGTTGAGGAAAAAATAAAAAATACGAACGAGTTTTTTGGAATTGATAATGGGGAAGAATTAGTTCACGAAATTAAGAGAAAACTTTTGCCATACAATACCAAAATGCAACCCATCTATTTGTTACAGAAAAATGGTGAGAAAATAAGACTCGATGAGTCTGAAGACCAGCTTTTATCGGGATTGATCGTTAATAAGACGACACGATATATTTTAACATTTCCAAGAGATTTTTCCAAAATAAATTCTTAA
- a CDS encoding UDP-3-O-(3-hydroxymyristoyl)glucosamine N-acyltransferase: MRFHSPQKLKTIADLIGARFIGSEDFEVLGTNEIHRVTPGDIVFVNHPKYYDKALNSAATVILIDKEVDCPEGKALLVSEDPFRDFNFINTHFTRIYNFTEELHDVEIGEGTRIHPSAVIGNNVKIGKNTHIFPNVVIGDRTVIGDNVIIQSGTVLGGDAFYYRKLNGNFDRLISVGNVIIENNVEIGNNCTIDRGVTDSTIIGEGSVLDNLIQIGHDTIIGKRCLIASQVGIAGCCIVEDEVTMWGQVGVASGIRLEKGTILLAKVGVNRDLTKGTYFGMIAEEFREYLKKEVKLRNLK; this comes from the coding sequence ATGAGATTCCATTCTCCACAAAAGCTTAAAACAATAGCTGATTTAATTGGGGCAAGATTTATTGGCTCCGAAGATTTTGAAGTGTTGGGAACCAATGAGATCCATAGGGTAACCCCCGGGGATATTGTATTTGTTAACCACCCGAAATATTATGACAAAGCACTGAATTCGGCAGCAACGGTCATTCTTATCGATAAAGAGGTAGATTGTCCGGAAGGAAAAGCTCTTCTTGTTTCTGAAGATCCGTTCAGGGATTTTAATTTTATCAATACTCATTTTACAAGAATATATAATTTTACAGAAGAATTACATGATGTTGAAATTGGAGAAGGAACCAGAATTCATCCTTCTGCAGTGATTGGCAATAATGTGAAGATAGGTAAGAATACCCATATATTCCCCAATGTTGTCATTGGTGACAGAACCGTGATTGGTGATAATGTTATTATTCAATCCGGAACGGTATTGGGAGGTGATGCATTTTATTACAGAAAGCTGAATGGTAATTTTGATCGTCTTATTTCAGTAGGAAATGTTATTATTGAAAACAATGTTGAAATTGGTAATAATTGTACTATAGACAGAGGTGTTACGGATTCTACCATAATAGGAGAAGGTTCTGTATTAGACAATCTGATTCAGATAGGTCATGATACCATAATTGGTAAAAGATGTTTGATTGCTTCTCAGGTAGGAATAGCAGGATGTTGTATTGTTGAAGATGAGGTCACCATGTGGGGGCAGGTTGGAGTTGCATCAGGGATCAGACTGGAGAAAGGAACCATCCTTCTGGCCAAGGTGGGAGTGAACAGAGACCTGACTAAAGGAACCTATTTTGGAATGATTGCAGAAGAATTTCGTGAGTATTTGAAGAAAGAGGTAAAGCTGAGAAATCTCAAATAA